Genomic window (Clostridia bacterium):
CTGCATCGCGATGTGCTCTTCCGGCGTCAGGTCCAGGGCGCCGACGAAGTAGTCGGGCAGCGGCTGGCCGGGATGCGCGTCCAGCCATTCCTGGGCGACGCGCACGTATTGGGTGTCGACGCCCAGGCGCGACTGACGCGTGAATTTGAGGGAGTAGAACGGCTCGATGCCGGTCGACGTGTCGAGCATCGTCCCCACCGTGCCGGTGGGCGCCTGCGTGAGAACGGTCACGTTGCGGATCCCGTGCTGGCGGACGAGCTCCCTCACCTCTTCCGGCATGCGCCGCATGAACCCGGACTGGAGGAACTTCTCCGCGTCGAACGCCGGGAACGGCCCCTTCTCCTTGGCCAGGTCGACGGACGCCTTGTACGCTTCCACGGCGATGAAACGGTAGAGTTTATCCGTGAACGACACGGCCTCCGGCGAGCCGTAACGCAGGCCGAGCCGGATCAAAAGCTCCCCGAGCCCCAGGGTACCCGCCCCGATGCGGCGTTCGCGCATCTGGTTGCGGCGGTTCTCCTCGATGAAGTAGTGCGTGGCGTCGACGACGTTGTCCAGGAGCCGGACCAGGGTGCGCACCGAGTGACGCAGCTGATCCCAGTTCACGTCATGCTTGTCCGGGTCGTACATGCGCGCGAGGTTCACGTGGCCGAGGGTGCAGACGCCCCACGCCGGCAACGGCTGTTCGGCGCACGGGTTCGTGCAGATCAGCGGGTTGTAGTACCAGCTGTTCGAGTCCTTCTCATGGCGCGTCGAGAAGACGACGCCCGGTTCCGCGCTCTCCCAGGCCCCCTGGATGATCTCCTGCCACACCTTGCGGGCCGGCACCGTCTCGTACTCGACTTTGGGCAGGCCGAGCGCTTCCCACTTGTCGAAGTCGCCGTCCCAGATCTCGTTGTACTGCGGGTGCGTCGTGTCCGGGAACCAGAAGGTCCAGTCGCGGTCCTCCTTCACGGCGGCCATGAAGTCGTCCGTGATGCGCAGGCTGATGTTCGCGTTCTCGACCTTCCCGGGCACCTTCTTGCAATCGATGAACCGCTTCCAGTCCGGGTGGCGAATGTCCAGCTGCAACATCAACGCGCCGCGGCGCGAGCCGCCCTGCTCCACAAGGCCCGTGGCCAGGCTGTACAGCTCCATCCACGAGACGGCGCCGGAGCTACGGCCGTTGACCCCGCGGACGATGGCCCGGTAGGGACGCAGGCTGGACACATTGATGCCGACGCCGCCGCCGCGCGACATGATCTCGATCATCTGGCCGAGCGTCTCGACGATCCCCTGGCGGCTGTCCTTCGGGTTGGGCAGCACGTAGCAGTTGAAGAGCGTGAGCGGGATGCCCGTTCCCGCGCCGGCCCACACGCGGCCGCCCGGTACCACGCGCAACGCCGCGATCTCGTCGGCGAACGTGCGCTCCCACTTCCGGCGTGTCCTGGCATCCTTCTCCACGGCGGCCAGCCCGCGTGCGATGCGCTCCGCCACCTGGCGCAGGGAGGTCTCCACCGGACGGTCGCACTCGCGCCGGCGCCGGACGATCCGCCGGCCCTTGTCCGCGCCCGTGAGCAGCTCCAGCTCGACCCGGTCCTCGGCCTCGTCCACCTTCAGGACGCGCCCGAGTTCCTTCCTGGGCCACTTCGGGTCATCGTTCGTCTGTACGACGGCCAGCTCGCCCGGTTGAAACTGCCGCGACTGGTCCTTGATCGTGTACCGGTCGATGAAGATCTTCCACGACAGCTCCGTGGGCAATCCGCCGTACTGTTCTTCTTGCCGCTCCGACAAGGTCCGTCTCCTCCTGCCGCGCCCGCGCCGCACGACGCGAACATGTGTTCGTATTATACTCGCTTCAGGGCTGCTCCATCAACCGTTCGAGCTCTTCCTTGAAGCGCTGGATGTCCTTGAACTGCCGGTACACCGAGGCGAAGCGCACGTAGGCGACTTCGTCCAGCTTCCGGAGACGCTCCATGACCATCTCGCCGATCTCCTGCGACCGGACCTCCTTGTCCAACCGCCCGCGCAGCTCGCGCTCGATCTCTGCGACGATGCGCTCGATCGCCTCGTACGGCACCGGCCGCTTCTCGCAGGCGGTCACGATGCCGGCGAGGATCTTTTGCGGGTCGAACGCTTCGCGCCGCCCGTCCTTCTTGATGACGATCAGCGGCGCGAACTGGACCTTCTCGTACGTCGTGAAGCGCTGGCCGCACGCCGGGCACTCGCGCCGCCTCCGGATGACGGCGCCTTCCTCCGTGGGCCGGGACTCGAGCACCTTGCTGTCGGGATGGTCGCAAAACGGGCAGCGCATGCTCGTCCCCCCTGCCGGCGGCGACCGGCGACCTTCACGGGCCCCTCGC
Coding sequences:
- a CDS encoding adenosylcobalamin-dependent ribonucleoside-diphosphate reductase, with the translated sequence MPTELSWKIFIDRYTIKDQSRQFQPGELAVVQTNDDPKWPRKELGRVLKVDEAEDRVELELLTGADKGRRIVRRRRECDRPVETSLRQVAERIARGLAAVEKDARTRRKWERTFADEIAALRVVPGGRVWAGAGTGIPLTLFNCYVLPNPKDSRQGIVETLGQMIEIMSRGGGVGINVSSLRPYRAIVRGVNGRSSGAVSWMELYSLATGLVEQGGSRRGALMLQLDIRHPDWKRFIDCKKVPGKVENANISLRITDDFMAAVKEDRDWTFWFPDTTHPQYNEIWDGDFDKWEALGLPKVEYETVPARKVWQEIIQGAWESAEPGVVFSTRHEKDSNSWYYNPLICTNPCAEQPLPAWGVCTLGHVNLARMYDPDKHDVNWDQLRHSVRTLVRLLDNVVDATHYFIEENRRNQMRERRIGAGTLGLGELLIRLGLRYGSPEAVSFTDKLYRFIAVEAYKASVDLAKEKGPFPAFDAEKFLQSGFMRRMPEEVRELVRQHGIRNVTVLTQAPTGTVGTMLDTSTGIEPFYSLKFTRQSRLGVDTQYVRVAQEWLDAHPGQPLPDYFVGALDLTPEEHIAMQ
- the nrdR gene encoding transcriptional repressor NrdR, coding for MRCPFCDHPDSKVLESRPTEEGAVIRRRRECPACGQRFTTYEKVQFAPLIVIKKDGRREAFDPQKILAGIVTACEKRPVPYEAIERIVAEIERELRGRLDKEVRSQEIGEMVMERLRKLDEVAYVRFASVYRQFKDIQRFKEELERLMEQP